From the genome of Vibrio navarrensis, one region includes:
- the grpE gene encoding nucleotide exchange factor GrpE: protein MSNEENKINEEQLKQNESADIEVDAVGTDADIEWNQAEESDEAAAKIAELEAALLASESRVKEQQDAVLRARADVENMRRRSEQEIDKARKYALNKFAEELLPVIDNLERAIQAADAESEAVKPLLEGVELTHKTFVDTVNKFGLKEINPEGEVFNPEFHQAMSIQESPDHESNTVMFVMQKGYELNGRVIRPAMVMVAK, encoded by the coding sequence ATGAGCAACGAAGAAAATAAAATCAACGAAGAACAGCTAAAACAGAACGAATCTGCGGACATCGAGGTAGATGCTGTTGGTACGGATGCTGATATCGAATGGAACCAAGCAGAGGAAAGCGACGAAGCGGCAGCGAAAATTGCTGAGCTGGAAGCGGCACTGCTTGCAAGTGAATCTCGAGTAAAAGAGCAGCAAGATGCGGTGCTGCGTGCCAGAGCGGATGTGGAGAACATGCGTCGTCGTAGCGAACAGGAAATCGATAAAGCACGTAAGTATGCGCTGAACAAGTTTGCTGAAGAGTTATTGCCTGTTATCGATAATTTAGAGCGTGCAATTCAAGCTGCGGATGCGGAAAGCGAGGCTGTGAAGCCATTGCTTGAGGGTGTTGAACTGACGCACAAGACGTTTGTCGATACCGTCAATAAGTTTGGTCTGAAAGAGATCAACCCTGAGGGCGAAGTGTTCAATCCAGAATTCCATCAAGCGATGTCTATTCAGGAAAGCCCAGATCATGAGTCAAACACGGTGATGTTTGTGATGCAGAAAGGCTATGAACTGAATGGTCGTGTGATTCGCCCAGCGATGGTCATGGTTGCAAAATAA
- a CDS encoding dicarboxylate/amino acid:cation symporter has translation MDKSLSSKIFIGLFAGLLLGSAIQYLFQGMSLFDVYLLGAAEGAGGMFVSLIKLLVVPLVYVSIVCGIVDLKDISAFGRLGTKTFALYIINTVIAITAALTVGMIFQPGADANLVGTVAQSVKLTTTETPDIFSLVVNIVPSNPVQAFANGDMLQIIFMAILTGLAIQALDSRGGPAIRTFKLANEIMMKLVGLVMSLAPYGVFALMIQLGATLDAHTLMSVAGYVALVVAMLVFWIFVFYPMVVGMTTSVSPKQFLRATREQVLFSLSTASSNATIPVTMRTLTEKLQVSKSVAGFGVPLGATMNMSGVSIYIALATIFVANAFGQPINSADIFTLGLTILLLSIGAGGVPGGGVVMVGVLLHQLGLPPEGLAIIAAVDRINDMFCTSSNVVGDTAVNTIVAKSEGELARDEEQTELASESR, from the coding sequence ATGGATAAATCGCTCTCGTCAAAAATTTTTATAGGCTTGTTTGCTGGCCTACTGCTTGGTTCTGCCATTCAATATCTTTTTCAAGGAATGTCGCTGTTTGATGTCTATTTGCTAGGCGCGGCAGAAGGCGCGGGCGGTATGTTCGTTTCGCTGATTAAACTGCTGGTCGTTCCTCTGGTTTATGTCTCGATCGTCTGTGGCATTGTTGATCTAAAAGACATCTCCGCTTTTGGCCGTTTAGGCACGAAAACTTTTGCGCTTTATATCATTAACACTGTCATCGCGATTACGGCGGCCTTGACGGTCGGGATGATCTTCCAACCCGGCGCGGATGCCAATTTGGTTGGTACTGTTGCGCAGTCGGTGAAGCTGACGACCACTGAAACCCCGGATATCTTCTCCTTGGTGGTCAATATTGTTCCGAGCAATCCAGTACAAGCTTTTGCCAATGGCGACATGTTGCAAATCATCTTTATGGCGATTTTAACTGGCTTGGCGATTCAAGCATTGGACTCACGCGGTGGGCCGGCGATTCGTACTTTTAAGCTGGCCAACGAAATTATGATGAAACTGGTTGGCCTGGTGATGAGCCTGGCTCCTTACGGGGTGTTCGCTCTGATGATCCAATTGGGCGCGACGCTGGATGCGCATACCTTGATGTCGGTAGCAGGTTACGTGGCACTGGTTGTTGCTATGCTGGTGTTCTGGATTTTCGTTTTCTACCCAATGGTCGTGGGCATGACGACCAGTGTGTCACCCAAGCAATTTTTGCGCGCGACGCGTGAACAGGTACTGTTCTCTCTTTCAACGGCGAGCTCGAATGCGACCATTCCCGTTACCATGCGCACGTTGACAGAAAAACTGCAGGTATCCAAGTCGGTGGCGGGTTTTGGTGTTCCTCTGGGCGCGACCATGAATATGTCTGGTGTTTCTATCTATATTGCCCTCGCCACCATTTTTGTTGCCAATGCCTTTGGTCAGCCTATTAACTCTGCAGATATTTTCACGCTTGGTCTGACGATTCTGCTGCTTTCAATTGGTGCGGGTGGTGTACCCGGCGGCGGCGTAGTGATGGTCGGCGTTCTGTTGCACCAACTGGGTTTGCCACCAGAAGGTCTGGCAATTATCGCCGCGGTTGACCGTATTAACGATATGTTCTGTACCTCGTCAAATGTGGTTGGTGACACGGCGGTGAACACCATTGTGGCCAAAAGTGAGGGTGAACTGGCGCGTGATGAAGAGCAAACTGAACTGGCGTCAGAATCACGGTAA
- the dnaK gene encoding molecular chaperone DnaK: MGKIIGIDLGTTNSCVAVLDGDKPRVIENAEGERTTPSVIAYTDGETLVGQPAKRQAVTNPENTLFAIKRLIGRRFEDEEVQRDIEIMPYKIVKADNGDAWVEAKGQKMAAPQISAEVLKKMKKTAEDFLGEPVTGAVITVPAYFNDAQRQATKDAGRIAGLEVKRIINEPTAAALAYGLDKQGGDRTIAVYDLGGGTFDISIIEIDEVEGEKTFEVLATNGDTHLGGEDFDNRLINYLVAEFKKEQGIDLKKDPLAMQRVKEAAEKAKIELSSTTQTDVNLPYVTADATGPKHMNIKVTRAKLESLVEDLVQRSLEPLKVALADADLSVGDITDVILVGGQTRMPMVQAKVTEFFGKEPRRDVNPDEAVAVGAAVQGGVLAGDVKDVLLLDVTPLSLGIETMGGVMTKLVEKNTTIPTKANQVFSTAEDNQSAVTIHVLQGERKQAMYNKSLGQFNLEGINPAPRGMPQIEVTFDLDADGILHVSAKDKQTGKEQKITIQASGGLSDAEIEKMVQEAEANKEADKKFEELATARNQADQIIHGTRKQVEEAGEALPADEKAKIETAIEELEQARKGEDKEAIEAKIQALMAAAQKLMEIAQQQAQAQQGSADAGAKSQEDDVVDAEFEEVKDDKK, encoded by the coding sequence ATGGGTAAAATCATTGGTATTGACTTAGGTACTACTAACTCTTGTGTTGCTGTATTAGACGGTGACAAGCCACGCGTAATTGAAAACGCAGAAGGTGAGCGTACAACCCCTTCCGTTATTGCATACACCGATGGCGAGACTCTGGTTGGTCAACCTGCGAAACGTCAAGCAGTTACAAACCCAGAAAACACGCTATTTGCAATCAAGCGTCTGATTGGCCGTCGTTTTGAAGACGAAGAAGTTCAGCGCGATATCGAAATCATGCCTTACAAAATCGTTAAGGCTGACAACGGTGATGCTTGGGTTGAAGCAAAAGGCCAAAAAATGGCTGCGCCGCAAATTTCTGCTGAAGTTCTGAAGAAAATGAAGAAAACCGCAGAAGACTTCCTGGGTGAACCAGTAACAGGTGCGGTTATCACAGTTCCTGCTTACTTCAACGATGCACAGCGTCAAGCAACCAAAGATGCAGGCCGTATCGCGGGTCTGGAAGTGAAACGTATCATCAACGAACCAACGGCAGCGGCGCTAGCTTACGGCCTAGACAAACAAGGCGGCGACCGTACTATCGCGGTTTACGACCTAGGTGGCGGTACGTTTGATATCTCAATCATCGAAATCGATGAAGTAGAAGGCGAGAAAACTTTCGAAGTTCTAGCAACCAACGGTGACACTCACCTTGGCGGTGAAGACTTTGATAACCGTCTGATCAACTACCTAGTGGCTGAGTTCAAGAAAGAGCAAGGCATCGATCTGAAGAAAGATCCTCTAGCGATGCAACGTGTAAAAGAAGCGGCAGAAAAAGCGAAAATTGAGCTTTCTTCAACCACTCAAACCGACGTAAACCTACCGTACGTAACGGCGGATGCGACGGGTCCTAAGCACATGAACATCAAAGTAACACGTGCGAAACTGGAATCACTGGTTGAAGATCTTGTACAACGTTCACTTGAGCCACTGAAAGTTGCTCTAGCGGATGCGGATCTTTCTGTAGGCGACATCACTGACGTTATCCTAGTTGGTGGTCAGACTCGTATGCCAATGGTTCAAGCGAAAGTAACAGAGTTCTTTGGTAAAGAACCTCGTCGTGACGTAAACCCAGATGAAGCGGTTGCGGTAGGCGCGGCAGTTCAAGGCGGCGTACTGGCTGGTGACGTTAAAGACGTATTGCTACTGGACGTGACTCCACTGTCTCTCGGTATCGAAACCATGGGTGGCGTTATGACCAAGCTGGTTGAGAAGAACACCACGATTCCAACCAAAGCGAACCAAGTGTTCTCTACGGCTGAAGATAACCAAAGTGCGGTAACGATTCACGTGCTACAAGGTGAGCGTAAGCAAGCGATGTACAACAAATCGCTTGGTCAGTTTAACCTTGAGGGTATTAACCCAGCACCACGTGGTATGCCTCAAATCGAAGTAACTTTTGACCTCGATGCGGACGGTATCCTGCACGTATCAGCGAAAGATAAGCAAACGGGTAAAGAGCAGAAGATCACCATCCAAGCTTCTGGCGGCCTGAGCGATGCTGAAATCGAGAAAATGGTTCAAGAAGCAGAAGCAAACAAAGAAGCGGACAAGAAGTTCGAAGAGCTAGCGACTGCGCGTAACCAAGCAGACCAGATCATTCACGGTACTCGTAAACAAGTGGAAGAAGCGGGTGAAGCCCTTCCAGCAGACGAGAAAGCGAAGATTGAAACGGCAATCGAAGAACTTGAGCAAGCTCGCAAAGGCGAAGATAAAGAAGCGATCGAAGCGAAAATCCAAGCACTGATGGCGGCAGCTCAAAAGCTGATGGAAATTGCTCAGCAGCAGGCTCAAGCACAACAAGGCTCAGCGGATGCTGGTGCTAAGTCTCAAGAAGACGACGTTGTTGATGCTGAGTTTGAAGAAGTGAAAGACGACAAGAAATAA
- the dnaJ gene encoding molecular chaperone DnaJ, producing MSKRDFYEVLGVGRDASERDIKKAYKRLAMKFHPDRNQGDDSASDKFKEVKEAYEILTDPQKKAAYDQYGHAAFEQGGGGFGGGGFGGGGADFGDIFGDVFGDIFGGGRRGGGPRAQRGADLRYNMELSLEEAVRGVSKEIEVPTLVHCDSCDGSGAKKGTSAETCGTCHGHGQVQMRQGFFAVQQTCPTCHGKGKIIKDPCNVCHGQGRKHKKKTLNVKIPAGVDTGDRIRLSGEGEAGEMGAPAGDLYVQVHVKEHHIFERDGNNLYCEVPVSFAMAALGGEVEVPTLDGRVSLKVPSETQTGRMFRMRGKGVKGVRGGAIGDLIVKLVVETPVNLSARQKELLKEFEESCGGEAATKHKPKSEGFFNGVKKFFDDLTS from the coding sequence ATGTCAAAACGTGATTTTTACGAAGTATTAGGCGTTGGCCGTGATGCCTCTGAACGCGACATCAAAAAGGCGTATAAGCGTCTGGCGATGAAATTCCATCCAGACCGTAACCAGGGTGACGATTCAGCGTCGGATAAGTTTAAAGAAGTAAAAGAAGCGTACGAGATTCTGACCGATCCGCAGAAGAAAGCGGCGTATGACCAGTATGGTCATGCGGCCTTTGAGCAGGGTGGTGGCGGCTTCGGTGGCGGTGGTTTTGGCGGCGGCGGCGCGGATTTTGGCGACATTTTTGGCGACGTGTTTGGTGACATCTTCGGCGGCGGTCGCCGTGGTGGTGGCCCTCGTGCTCAACGTGGTGCCGATCTACGCTACAACATGGAGTTGTCCCTAGAGGAAGCGGTGCGTGGCGTTTCAAAAGAGATCGAAGTACCTACCTTAGTGCACTGTGACTCGTGTGACGGCAGCGGTGCGAAGAAAGGCACTTCGGCAGAGACCTGTGGGACTTGTCATGGCCACGGCCAAGTGCAAATGCGTCAAGGCTTCTTTGCTGTGCAGCAAACCTGTCCTACCTGTCATGGTAAAGGCAAGATCATCAAAGACCCATGTAATGTTTGCCACGGCCAAGGTCGCAAGCACAAGAAGAAAACGCTCAATGTGAAAATTCCTGCCGGGGTCGACACCGGCGATCGTATCCGTCTCTCTGGCGAAGGCGAAGCGGGAGAAATGGGCGCTCCAGCTGGTGACTTGTATGTACAAGTTCATGTCAAAGAGCACCATATCTTTGAACGTGATGGCAACAACCTTTACTGTGAAGTGCCAGTGAGCTTTGCGATGGCGGCATTGGGTGGTGAAGTGGAAGTGCCGACACTTGATGGTCGTGTGAGCTTAAAAGTGCCAAGCGAAACGCAAACAGGGCGTATGTTCCGCATGCGCGGCAAAGGCGTCAAAGGTGTTCGTGGCGGTGCTATCGGCGATCTGATTGTTAAGCTTGTGGTTGAAACGCCAGTCAACCTCAGTGCTCGTCAAAAAGAACTTTTGAAAGAGTTTGAGGAATCTTGCGGCGGCGAAGCAGCGACTAAGCATAAGCCCAAATCGGAAGGTTTCTTTAACGGCGTGAAGAAGTTCTTCGACGATCTCACTAGCTAG